One stretch of Muribaculum intestinale DNA includes these proteins:
- a CDS encoding endonuclease/exonuclease/phosphatase family protein, producing MYRRMYLLILAIGIATLCVAQSATFNVATYNLRQKNEEDSIAGNGWEQRCPYVAGLIRFHDFDIFGTQEGFKTQLDDLKGLLPEYEYTGVGRDDGKDSGEHSAIFYRKDMFEVVDKGDFWLSETPDTPGLGWDAACFRICSWGRFRHKPSGKEFLFFNLHMDHVGVKARIESAKLVKQKIDEFGPELPVFLTGDFNVDQRSDSYAVLVSDGVFADAFLSAESVFAPNGTINHYNVSGFTDQRIDHVFASPSVRVLKYGVLTDTYRTGSRENGLIDTEGTAPTEVDIYSYTARIPSDHFPVRVTVALP from the coding sequence ATGTACCGTAGAATGTATCTTCTGATTCTTGCTATAGGTATCGCGACATTGTGTGTGGCACAGAGTGCCACATTCAATGTCGCTACTTATAATCTACGCCAGAAAAACGAAGAAGACAGCATAGCCGGAAACGGCTGGGAACAGCGTTGCCCGTATGTGGCTGGGCTGATACGATTTCATGACTTTGACATATTCGGCACCCAGGAGGGCTTTAAGACACAGCTCGACGACCTTAAGGGACTGTTGCCTGAGTATGAGTATACAGGAGTAGGCCGCGATGACGGCAAGGATAGCGGAGAGCATTCGGCCATCTTTTACCGCAAGGATATGTTTGAGGTGGTCGACAAGGGTGATTTCTGGCTTTCGGAGACTCCCGATACTCCCGGTCTCGGATGGGATGCGGCATGCTTCCGCATATGCTCGTGGGGGCGTTTCCGCCATAAGCCTTCGGGCAAGGAATTTCTGTTTTTCAACCTGCACATGGACCATGTCGGGGTAAAGGCGCGTATAGAGAGCGCAAAGCTCGTAAAGCAGAAAATTGACGAATTCGGTCCGGAACTGCCGGTGTTTCTAACGGGCGATTTCAATGTCGACCAAAGGAGCGACTCATACGCGGTGCTGGTGAGCGACGGAGTGTTTGCCGATGCGTTTCTGAGCGCCGAGTCAGTATTTGCGCCCAACGGCACCATCAACCATTACAATGTGAGCGGATTTACCGACCAGCGCATCGACCATGTGTTTGCGTCGCCGTCGGTAAGGGTGCTCAAATACGGAGTGCTCACCGACACCTATCGTACCGGAAGCCGTGAAAACGGCCTTATAGATACGGAGGGCACCGCTCCTACCGAAGTCGACATATATTCGTATACGGCGCGGATACCCTCCGATCATTTTCCTGTGCGTGTTACCGTAGCTCTGCCATAA